A genomic segment from Parolsenella catena encodes:
- the lsrK gene encoding autoinducer-2 kinase — MAKYLMAMDAGTGSVRAVIFSTEGDQVGCVQKEWTHNEDPRWPGSMDFDWTTNWELARTCVSEVLAKTGIDASDIAAVSTTCMREGILLYDKDGKEIWACANVDARSNDEVGELIAMNPDLEAELYRESGQTYALGALPRLLWVKNKMPEVYEKTARIGMFNDWLIYKLTGELAVEPSNGSTTGIMSLETRNWDPSIAERCGLRTDIFGPVKESGELAGTVSAKGAADTGLAEGTPVIVGGGDCQLGMIGVGACLPGQAGVFGGSFWQYEFNTDNAATDSDCRVRVNCHATPGVWQYEALAFKPGLVMRWFRDGFCQAEKEQAKAEGRDVYDVMNEKAANIPAGSYGMVCCFSDIMNYIHWTHAAPTFTNFELEPEKFNKYTFYRAILENTALLVRGHIELVREATGNEPEELMFGGGAAKSPLWSQIVADVTGKRVKVPVVKEATALGAAIIAGTGVGIYPSVAEGAAKVVKYDTTYEPNPENAAVYEELYQTWKKVYKQQFELSEAGVTKSMWRAPGL, encoded by the coding sequence ATGGCAAAGTACCTCATGGCAATGGATGCGGGAACCGGCAGCGTGCGCGCTGTCATCTTCTCCACCGAAGGCGACCAGGTGGGCTGCGTCCAGAAGGAGTGGACGCACAACGAGGATCCCCGATGGCCCGGCAGCATGGACTTTGACTGGACCACGAACTGGGAGCTCGCGCGCACGTGCGTGAGCGAGGTCCTCGCCAAGACGGGCATCGACGCCTCCGACATTGCCGCCGTCTCGACCACCTGCATGCGCGAGGGCATCCTGCTCTACGACAAGGACGGCAAGGAGATCTGGGCCTGCGCCAACGTCGATGCGCGCAGCAACGACGAGGTGGGCGAGCTCATCGCCATGAACCCCGACCTTGAGGCCGAGCTGTACCGCGAGAGCGGCCAGACCTACGCCCTCGGCGCGCTGCCGCGCCTGCTGTGGGTCAAGAACAAGATGCCCGAGGTCTACGAGAAGACCGCCCGCATCGGCATGTTCAACGACTGGCTCATCTACAAGCTCACCGGCGAGCTCGCCGTTGAGCCCTCCAACGGCTCGACGACCGGCATCATGAGCCTCGAGACCCGCAACTGGGACCCGAGCATCGCCGAGCGCTGCGGTCTGCGCACCGACATCTTTGGCCCCGTCAAGGAGAGCGGCGAGCTCGCCGGCACCGTAAGCGCCAAGGGGGCCGCGGACACTGGGCTTGCCGAGGGCACGCCCGTCATCGTTGGCGGTGGCGACTGCCAGCTTGGCATGATCGGCGTGGGCGCGTGCCTGCCCGGACAGGCCGGCGTCTTTGGCGGCAGCTTCTGGCAGTACGAGTTCAACACCGACAACGCCGCGACCGACTCCGACTGCCGCGTGCGCGTGAACTGCCACGCCACACCGGGCGTCTGGCAGTACGAGGCCCTCGCGTTCAAGCCCGGCCTCGTCATGCGCTGGTTCCGCGATGGCTTCTGCCAGGCAGAGAAGGAACAGGCCAAGGCCGAAGGCCGCGACGTCTATGACGTCATGAACGAGAAGGCCGCCAACATCCCAGCCGGCAGCTATGGCATGGTGTGCTGCTTCAGCGACATCATGAACTACATCCACTGGACTCACGCCGCGCCGACGTTCACCAACTTCGAGCTCGAGCCCGAGAAGTTCAACAAGTACACGTTCTATCGCGCCATTCTCGAGAACACGGCGCTGCTCGTCCGCGGCCACATCGAGCTCGTGCGCGAGGCAACCGGCAACGAGCCCGAGGAGCTCATGTTTGGCGGCGGCGCGGCCAAGAGCCCGCTGTGGAGCCAGATCGTCGCCGACGTCACGGGCAAGCGCGTCAAGGTTCCCGTGGTGAAGGAGGCCACCGCCCTGGGCGCCGCGATCATCGCCGGCACGGGCGTGGGCATCTACCCGAGCGTGGCCGAGGGTGCCGCCAAGGTCGTGAAGTACGACACCACCTACGAGCCCAACCCGGAGAACGCGGCCGTCTACGAGGAGCTCTATCAGACGTGGAAGAAGGTCTACAAGCAGCAGTTCGAGCTGAGCGAGGCTGGCGTCACCAAGAGCATGTGGCGCGCGCCCGGCCTGTAG
- a CDS encoding DeoR/GlpR family DNA-binding transcription regulator: MYSSERQEEIAHIIDVEGRVTVAELSKRFAVTSDCIRKDLRQLVAQGRCRKVYGGATRIEGEVNRNIAERVDTLRPEKQAIAAKALELIRPRQTIYLDFSSINILLGEMIAASRMSLTVVSNSVDVMRAVCRGGSARAFCPGGTYSVEYNGFIGPLAAHALDAYRFDAAFMGAVGVDAQDGDVLTLDLDDVPAKQAALERASQSVLLCGTDKLGRSGTYRYASLDDFDIAICDEDRPGAIAALRDSGINVL; encoded by the coding sequence ATGTACTCGAGCGAGAGACAGGAAGAAATCGCCCACATCATCGACGTCGAGGGGCGCGTCACCGTCGCCGAGCTCTCCAAGAGGTTCGCCGTCACGAGCGACTGCATCCGCAAGGACCTGCGCCAGCTCGTGGCGCAGGGACGATGCCGCAAGGTGTACGGCGGCGCCACGCGCATAGAGGGCGAGGTCAACCGCAACATCGCCGAGCGCGTGGACACGCTGCGCCCCGAGAAGCAGGCCATCGCCGCGAAGGCACTCGAGCTCATTCGTCCGAGGCAGACCATCTACCTTGATTTCTCGTCCATAAACATCCTGCTTGGCGAGATGATCGCCGCAAGCAGGATGTCGCTCACGGTTGTCTCGAACTCGGTTGACGTCATGCGCGCGGTCTGCCGCGGCGGCTCGGCGCGGGCCTTCTGCCCAGGCGGCACGTACAGCGTGGAGTACAACGGGTTCATCGGGCCGCTCGCGGCGCACGCGCTCGACGCCTACCGGTTCGACGCCGCGTTCATGGGCGCCGTTGGCGTGGACGCGCAGGACGGGGACGTGCTCACGCTCGACCTCGACGACGTCCCGGCCAAGCAGGCGGCGCTCGAGCGCGCGAGCCAGAGCGTGCTGCTGTGCGGGACCGACAAGCTCGGGCGCTCGGGCACGTATCGCTATGCCTCGCTCGACGACTTTGACATCGCCATCTGCGACGAGGACCGCCCCGGTGCCATCGCAGCGCTGCGAGATAGCGGCATCAACGTGCTGTAG
- a CDS encoding PTS ascorbate transporter subunit IIC, whose translation MAVIDFIVNILSTPAILVGLLALLGLALQKKPIEDIVMGTIKTIVGFLVLTAGSSYLQSGSLLAFGEIFNYAFSMQGVVPNNEAVVSMALTDFGQASALIMCVGMLLNIVLARFSRMHYIFLTGHHTLYMACMLAVVLSIGGLEGWQLIVAGGCVLAFIMVLSPAYCQPTFKKVTGTDGVALGHFGGIGYAIAGQVGKLFKGGKSTEDINFPKRLIFLRDTTVSISITMIVFFVVVTGVAVARGILSADPTQFTYLNELLNVGTETQTNWVVWAFTSGCAFAGGVYIVLSGVRLIVGEIVPAFKGIAEKLVPGAIPAIDCPVAYPYAPNAVIIGFLVSFAAGVVGLFILSAIDANLAPVALILPGVVPHFFCGATAGVFGNAEGGVKGCVAGAFVHGLLITFLPAICMPVFTSLGFTSATFSDADFSWLGILFGNLAQALPGSPLLIICILFFVAPIVYNFVAPKHEVAAE comes from the coding sequence ATGGCAGTCATCGACTTTATCGTCAACATTCTGTCTACGCCGGCTATCCTCGTCGGCCTTCTCGCTCTCCTCGGCCTCGCGCTTCAGAAGAAGCCGATCGAGGACATTGTCATGGGCACCATCAAGACCATCGTGGGCTTCCTGGTTCTCACCGCCGGCTCCAGCTACCTGCAGTCCGGCTCCCTGCTCGCCTTCGGCGAGATCTTCAACTACGCCTTCTCCATGCAGGGCGTCGTGCCGAACAACGAGGCCGTCGTGTCCATGGCTCTGACCGACTTCGGTCAGGCCTCCGCACTCATCATGTGCGTGGGCATGCTCCTCAACATCGTGCTTGCTCGCTTCTCGCGCATGCACTACATCTTCCTCACCGGTCACCACACGCTCTACATGGCGTGCATGCTCGCCGTCGTGCTGAGCATCGGCGGCCTCGAGGGCTGGCAGCTCATCGTCGCTGGTGGCTGCGTCCTCGCCTTCATCATGGTGCTCTCCCCGGCCTACTGCCAGCCGACCTTCAAGAAGGTCACCGGCACCGACGGCGTTGCCCTCGGCCACTTCGGCGGCATCGGCTACGCCATCGCCGGTCAGGTGGGCAAGCTCTTCAAGGGTGGTAAGTCCACTGAGGACATCAACTTCCCGAAGCGTCTCATCTTCCTGCGTGACACCACGGTCTCCATCTCCATCACGATGATCGTCTTCTTCGTCGTCGTGACCGGCGTTGCCGTTGCCCGTGGCATCCTCTCCGCTGACCCGACGCAGTTCACCTACCTCAACGAGCTGCTCAACGTCGGCACCGAGACCCAGACCAACTGGGTCGTCTGGGCCTTCACCTCTGGCTGCGCCTTCGCTGGCGGCGTCTACATCGTCCTCTCCGGCGTCCGCCTGATCGTCGGCGAGATCGTCCCCGCCTTCAAGGGCATCGCCGAGAAGCTCGTCCCCGGCGCCATCCCCGCCATCGACTGCCCGGTTGCGTACCCCTACGCTCCTAACGCGGTCATCATCGGCTTCCTGGTCTCCTTCGCCGCTGGCGTTGTCGGCCTGTTCATCCTGTCTGCCATCGACGCCAACCTCGCTCCCGTTGCCCTGATTCTCCCCGGCGTTGTCCCGCACTTCTTCTGCGGCGCCACCGCTGGTGTCTTCGGCAACGCCGAGGGCGGCGTGAAGGGCTGCGTCGCGGGCGCCTTCGTCCACGGCCTGCTCATCACCTTCCTGCCGGCCATCTGCATGCCGGTCTTCACGAGCCTCGGCTTCACCTCCGCCACGTTCTCCGACGCCGACTTCTCCTGGCTCGGCATCCTGTTCGGCAACCTGGCTCAGGCCCTGCCCGGCTCCCCGCTCCTCATCATCTGCATCCTCTTCTTCGTCGCGCCGATCGTGTACAACTTCGTCGCCCCGAAGCACGAGGTCGCTGCTGAGTAG
- a CDS encoding transaldolase family protein translates to MEVIIDTADINEIKVLDSLLNVDGVTTNPTIITRSGKTPEEALKEIIDYLKPEQKLFVQVVATDYDGIMAEARKINALRPENTYAKIPVSPAGLKACKDAKAEGLNVLSTSVYSSEQGFLAAVNGADYIAPYTNRMSNYGDGVQQVKDLIEMLRVQGLSSKVMAASLHNTNQVHELIKAGIQAITFPPAVLHAMIDHPGTKIAVDEFSESWEKAYGRNELGL, encoded by the coding sequence ATGGAAGTCATCATCGATACCGCCGATATCAACGAGATCAAGGTGCTCGACTCCCTGCTCAACGTCGACGGCGTCACCACGAACCCCACGATCATCACGCGTAGCGGCAAGACCCCCGAGGAGGCCCTCAAGGAGATCATCGACTACCTCAAGCCCGAGCAGAAGCTGTTCGTGCAGGTCGTTGCCACGGACTATGACGGCATCATGGCCGAGGCCCGCAAGATCAATGCCCTCCGTCCCGAGAATACCTACGCCAAGATCCCCGTGTCTCCGGCCGGCCTCAAGGCCTGCAAGGACGCCAAGGCCGAGGGCCTGAACGTGCTCTCCACCTCCGTGTACTCCTCCGAGCAGGGCTTCCTCGCCGCCGTCAACGGCGCCGACTACATCGCCCCGTACACCAACCGCATGTCCAACTACGGTGACGGTGTCCAGCAGGTCAAGGACCTCATCGAGATGCTGCGCGTCCAGGGCCTGAGCTCCAAGGTCATGGCCGCCTCGCTGCATAACACCAACCAGGTGCACGAGCTCATCAAGGCCGGCATCCAGGCCATCACGTTCCCGCCTGCGGTACTGCACGCCATGATCGACCACCCCGGCACCAAGATCGCCGTTGACGAGTTCAGCGAGTCCTGGGAGAAGGCCTACGGTCGCAACGAGCTCGGCCTGTAG
- a CDS encoding sugar-binding transcriptional regulator translates to MTDEEYQLMLKATWLYYMENYTQQQISALMGVSRGKVIRLLDEARSEGIIRFLFRQNDQERMEIERDLVAKFGLHDAFIVPTPAHKSDLMNSIARAASMYVADHLRADGFLNIGYGDMTGRILDNLATTRHSDVNVASLTGGVSYYLPKVSSEVFAMHLYLTPSPLILSSQNLRDALLREPAIQDVYRMTSHADMTVVGIGSMDEEATIIRNGILSKTDFALLKMQGAVGDVLNHFIDADGNPVDTDIEDRIVSTSLETLQGMRNVVGVAGGKVKIPAINAVLKHGYLNVLVTDEVTARGLLSYGEAPTNTAIEYESSN, encoded by the coding sequence ATGACCGACGAAGAGTACCAACTCATGCTCAAGGCAACGTGGCTCTACTACATGGAGAACTACACCCAGCAGCAGATCTCCGCCCTCATGGGAGTCTCCCGAGGCAAGGTCATCCGCCTGCTCGATGAGGCGCGCAGCGAGGGGATCATCCGCTTCCTGTTCCGGCAGAACGACCAGGAGCGCATGGAGATCGAGCGCGACCTCGTTGCCAAGTTCGGCCTTCACGACGCGTTCATCGTGCCCACGCCGGCGCACAAGTCTGACCTCATGAACAGCATCGCGCGCGCCGCCTCCATGTATGTGGCAGACCACCTGCGCGCAGACGGCTTCCTCAACATCGGATACGGTGACATGACGGGGCGCATCCTCGACAACCTCGCCACGACGCGCCACTCTGACGTCAACGTCGCGAGCCTCACGGGCGGCGTGAGCTACTACCTGCCCAAGGTGAGCTCCGAGGTGTTCGCCATGCACCTCTATCTCACGCCCTCCCCGCTCATCCTCTCTTCGCAGAACCTACGAGACGCCCTGCTGCGCGAGCCCGCCATCCAAGACGTCTACCGCATGACGAGCCACGCGGACATGACGGTCGTGGGCATCGGCAGCATGGACGAGGAGGCCACGATCATCCGCAACGGCATCTTGAGCAAGACGGACTTCGCACTGCTCAAGATGCAGGGAGCGGTGGGCGACGTCCTCAACCACTTCATCGACGCAGACGGCAACCCCGTCGACACCGACATCGAGGACCGCATCGTGAGCACGAGCCTCGAGACGCTCCAGGGCATGCGCAACGTCGTGGGCGTCGCAGGCGGCAAGGTGAAGATTCCCGCGATCAACGCGGTTCTCAAGCATGGCTACCTCAATGTCCTCGTCACCGACGAGGTCACGGCACGGGGACTGCTCTCCTACGGAGAGGCCCCCACCAACACGGCAATCGAGTACGAGAGTTCGAATTAG
- a CDS encoding DeoR/GlpR family DNA-binding transcription regulator: MFPKERRKEILEIVNATGFATVDDLSKRFGVSVDSIRKDLKVLQLEGKIKREYGGALRLEPESAAAPDPAPSPTLESILADDEAKADAGRRAVAARAWLEINDGDAIFLGVSRTNAYLADLIAAGDKRLIVTTNMIDVLQRLAGNPKITALATGGYLNVLNNGFTGPACISLLEPLLFSKAFLGTCGVDLGTSAVLATTTDDGKVDDQVLKNASYRFLLADHEKFSIHSGYRWASISDFTAVITDSTDSNVLRAIAATGTPALC, translated from the coding sequence TTGTTTCCCAAAGAGCGCAGGAAAGAGATTCTGGAGATCGTGAACGCCACGGGCTTTGCCACCGTGGACGACCTTTCCAAGCGCTTTGGCGTGAGCGTCGACAGCATCCGCAAGGACCTCAAGGTCCTGCAGCTCGAGGGCAAGATCAAGCGAGAGTACGGCGGCGCGCTGCGCCTCGAGCCCGAGAGCGCGGCCGCTCCTGACCCTGCACCCTCCCCCACGCTCGAGAGCATCCTCGCAGACGACGAGGCCAAGGCCGATGCCGGCCGCCGCGCGGTTGCCGCGCGCGCCTGGCTCGAGATCAACGACGGAGACGCCATCTTCCTTGGCGTCTCGCGCACGAACGCCTACCTCGCAGACCTCATCGCGGCGGGCGATAAACGCCTCATCGTCACGACGAACATGATTGATGTGCTCCAACGCCTCGCCGGCAACCCCAAGATCACGGCGCTCGCCACCGGCGGCTATCTCAACGTGCTCAACAACGGCTTCACCGGGCCCGCATGCATCAGCCTTCTCGAGCCGTTGCTGTTCTCCAAGGCGTTCCTCGGCACGTGCGGCGTCGACCTGGGCACGAGTGCGGTGCTCGCCACCACGACGGATGACGGCAAGGTGGACGACCAGGTGCTCAAGAACGCGTCGTATCGCTTCCTTCTCGCCGATCACGAGAAGTTCAGCATCCACAGTGGGTATCGCTGGGCGTCGATCTCTGACTTCACGGCGGTCATCACGGACTCCACCGACTCAAACGTTCTGCGTGCCATCGCGGCAACCGGCACGCCCGCGCTCTGCTAA
- the deoC gene encoding deoxyribose-phosphate aldolase: MEINRMIDHTLLKPNATRAQIEKLCDEALEYHFASVCVNTCWVPLCAEKLAGSDVNTCCVVGFPLGAMLPAAIAEETRMAVEAGADEVDMVINVGWLKDGDYDAVRNQIAGVVKAANGKCVKVIIEACLLTDEEKVKACELSVEAGATFVKTSTGFSTGGATVADVALMRKTVGDKCKVKAAGGIHTAEEAKAMVEAGADRLGCSAGVQIMSGC; encoded by the coding sequence ATGGAAATCAATCGCATGATCGACCACACGCTGCTCAAGCCCAACGCCACGCGCGCCCAGATTGAGAAGCTCTGCGACGAGGCGCTCGAGTATCACTTTGCCTCCGTTTGCGTGAACACCTGCTGGGTGCCCCTCTGTGCCGAGAAGCTCGCCGGCAGCGACGTCAACACCTGCTGCGTCGTGGGCTTCCCCCTGGGTGCCATGCTTCCGGCTGCCATCGCCGAGGAGACCCGCATGGCCGTCGAGGCCGGTGCCGACGAGGTCGACATGGTCATCAACGTGGGATGGCTCAAGGACGGCGACTATGATGCCGTTCGTAACCAGATTGCTGGCGTCGTCAAGGCTGCCAACGGCAAGTGCGTGAAGGTCATCATCGAGGCCTGCCTGCTCACCGACGAGGAGAAGGTTAAGGCTTGCGAGCTCTCCGTCGAGGCCGGTGCAACGTTCGTGAAGACGAGCACGGGCTTCTCGACCGGCGGCGCCACGGTGGCAGACGTGGCCCTCATGCGCAAGACCGTGGGCGACAAGTGCAAGGTCAAGGCTGCCGGCGGCATCCACACCGCCGAGGAGGCCAAGGCCATGGTCGAGGCTGGCGCAGACCGCCTTGGCTGCAGCGCTGGCGTTCAGATCATGAGCGGCTGCTAG
- a CDS encoding cupin domain-containing protein — protein sequence MAETFVVNENDFEYRFGDSGPKYLMKGPRMNYALVQFQPGQSFQAHHHNVMEENFFILEGKVDIVVDGVCHTISEGDFIHIGPGEVHYVNNPYDKVVKMVSTLAPFQEVDKIEDPNPEY from the coding sequence ATGGCAGAGACGTTTGTCGTCAACGAGAACGACTTTGAGTACCGCTTTGGTGACTCTGGCCCCAAGTACCTGATGAAGGGCCCCCGCATGAACTACGCCCTCGTGCAGTTCCAGCCCGGCCAGAGCTTCCAGGCCCACCACCACAACGTCATGGAGGAGAACTTCTTCATCCTTGAGGGCAAGGTGGACATCGTGGTCGACGGCGTCTGCCACACCATCAGCGAGGGCGACTTCATCCACATCGGCCCGGGCGAGGTCCACTATGTGAACAACCCCTACGACAAGGTGGTCAAGATGGTCTCGACGCTCGCCCCGTTCCAGGAGGTCGACAAGATCGAGGATCCCAATCCGGAGTACTAG
- a CDS encoding PTS sugar transporter subunit IIA encodes MAGMEDMLKRQNVQIVEKVNDWEESVHVAVQPLVDQGYVKSDYIDGIISNAKEFGPYFVICPDLALLHARPEQGVIKRQLAVTVLREPVRFKEEGPDVRLLVTLAAEDADSHIDVMRKLAVMFSDPANITKIAEAKDADEVYALFCAPTEE; translated from the coding sequence ATGGCCGGTATGGAGGACATGCTCAAGCGTCAGAACGTCCAGATCGTCGAGAAGGTCAACGACTGGGAGGAGTCCGTCCACGTCGCGGTTCAGCCGCTCGTTGACCAGGGCTACGTCAAGTCCGACTACATCGACGGCATCATTTCCAACGCCAAGGAGTTTGGCCCCTACTTCGTCATCTGCCCCGACCTGGCGCTGCTCCACGCTCGTCCCGAGCAGGGCGTCATCAAGCGTCAGCTCGCCGTCACCGTGCTCCGTGAGCCGGTGCGCTTCAAGGAGGAGGGCCCTGACGTCCGTCTTCTCGTGACCCTGGCCGCCGAGGACGCCGACTCCCACATTGACGTCATGCGCAAGCTGGCCGTTATGTTCAGTGATCCCGCCAACATCACCAAGATTGCCGAGGCTAAGGACGCAGACGAGGTCTATGCCCTCTTCTGCGCCCCCACCGAGGAGTAA
- a CDS encoding LemA family protein, producing the protein MGVGIVIVVAVIVVIALFCIHLSNNIVRLSNRCDNAWDQINAQLKRRADLIPNLVETVKGYASHESGTLEAVIAARNGVVKATTPDEVMASNNVLTGALRQLFAVSESYPELKANANFQQLQNQLEETENKIVYARQSFNDCVLMFNNAIQTFPGSLFAGGRAPKKGFEISDADAQAPQVKF; encoded by the coding sequence ATGGGCGTCGGCATCGTCATTGTCGTTGCGGTCATCGTCGTGATCGCACTGTTCTGCATCCACCTGAGCAACAACATCGTGAGACTGTCCAATCGTTGCGACAACGCCTGGGACCAGATCAATGCCCAGCTCAAGCGTCGCGCCGACCTCATCCCCAACCTCGTGGAGACCGTCAAGGGCTATGCCTCCCACGAGTCTGGCACGCTTGAGGCCGTCATCGCCGCGCGCAACGGCGTTGTGAAGGCCACCACGCCCGACGAGGTCATGGCCTCCAACAACGTGCTCACCGGAGCACTCCGCCAGCTGTTCGCCGTCTCCGAAAGCTACCCCGAGCTCAAGGCAAACGCCAACTTCCAGCAGCTCCAGAATCAGCTCGAGGAGACCGAGAACAAGATCGTCTACGCTCGCCAGAGCTTCAATGACTGCGTGCTCATGTTCAACAACGCCATCCAGACGTTCCCCGGCAGCCTGTTCGCTGGCGGCCGCGCCCCCAAGAAGGGCTTTGAGATCTCTGACGCAGACGCCCAGGCCCCACAGGTGAAGTTCTAG
- a CDS encoding sugar ABC transporter ATP-binding protein codes for MTNETQSSPAAGSADALREVVEDIKGRSKLLSVHDIYKSFGTNAVLKGISLEVDHGEVLALIGGNGAGKSTLMKIIMGIYSADSGDVVIDGDKVDISNPKAALAHSIYMVPQEPMLFPNMTVRENITIGFEEKANVLNERLEKVMGQTGWHMDLERKAMTLSIAEQGMVEILRGLMRNPEVLILDEPTSALTFDEVQSLFNCVRELQKQNIGIIYITHRLAEVFELATSVAILRDGIVAMQGNIKDFTREDLVRGLLPPDASNIRSDTAAAARAIDYDADPVLELQGFSGYGFKDVNLKVYPGEIVGMAGVVGAGRTEMATTIFGMEKPLGGKVLLDGKDITGKSTADVINAGINYVPEDRFADALFRIRDVSENTTSSLLCGKRLGNFLLNFKKEEEISQQYVNDFRTKVTGLDQEVGGLSGGNQQKIIIGRIFASEPRLVILDEPTRGIDAAARGDVYAVLNKLRESGVSILLISSDMEEVVELADRAVVMFQGRINSEFQKADISQDNLMSAAFGVTSDKGAVSA; via the coding sequence ATGACCAACGAGACCCAGTCGTCGCCCGCAGCGGGCAGCGCCGACGCCCTCCGTGAGGTTGTCGAGGACATCAAGGGGCGCTCGAAGCTCCTGTCCGTCCACGACATCTACAAGTCGTTCGGAACGAACGCGGTCCTCAAGGGCATCAGCCTCGAGGTCGACCACGGAGAGGTGCTCGCCCTCATCGGCGGCAACGGCGCCGGTAAGTCCACGCTCATGAAGATCATCATGGGCATCTATTCCGCGGACAGCGGAGACGTTGTCATCGATGGCGACAAGGTGGACATCTCGAACCCGAAGGCCGCCCTCGCCCACAGCATCTATATGGTTCCTCAGGAGCCCATGCTGTTCCCGAACATGACCGTTCGCGAGAACATCACCATCGGCTTCGAGGAAAAGGCCAACGTCCTCAACGAGCGCCTCGAGAAGGTCATGGGCCAGACCGGCTGGCACATGGACCTCGAGCGCAAGGCCATGACGCTCTCCATCGCTGAGCAGGGCATGGTCGAGATCCTGCGCGGCCTCATGCGCAACCCCGAGGTGCTCATTCTCGACGAGCCCACCTCCGCGCTCACGTTCGACGAGGTCCAGAGCCTGTTCAACTGCGTGCGCGAGCTGCAGAAGCAGAACATCGGCATCATCTACATCACGCACCGTCTCGCCGAGGTGTTCGAGCTCGCCACGAGCGTCGCCATCCTTCGCGACGGCATCGTGGCCATGCAGGGCAACATCAAGGACTTCACGCGCGAGGACCTCGTCCGCGGCCTGCTTCCGCCGGATGCTTCTAACATCCGCTCGGACACCGCCGCGGCGGCACGTGCCATCGACTACGACGCGGACCCCGTGCTGGAGCTCCAGGGCTTCTCGGGCTATGGCTTCAAGGACGTCAACCTCAAGGTCTACCCCGGTGAGATCGTGGGTATGGCTGGTGTCGTGGGCGCCGGCCGCACCGAGATGGCCACGACCATCTTTGGCATGGAGAAGCCGCTTGGCGGCAAGGTCCTGCTCGACGGCAAGGACATCACGGGCAAGAGCACGGCTGACGTCATCAACGCCGGCATCAACTACGTGCCCGAGGACCGCTTTGCGGACGCTCTGTTCCGCATCCGCGACGTCTCCGAGAACACGACGAGCTCACTTCTGTGTGGCAAGCGCCTGGGCAACTTCCTCCTCAACTTCAAGAAGGAGGAGGAGATCTCCCAGCAGTACGTGAACGACTTCCGCACGAAGGTCACGGGCCTCGACCAGGAGGTTGGCGGCCTGTCCGGCGGCAACCAGCAGAAGATCATCATCGGCCGCATCTTTGCCTCCGAACCGCGCCTCGTCATTCTCGACGAGCCCACCCGAGGCATCGACGCAGCTGCCCGTGGCGACGTCTACGCGGTGCTCAACAAGCTTCGCGAGTCCGGCGTCTCCATCCTGCTCATCTCCTCAGACATGGAGGAGGTCGTCGAGCTCGCGGACCGTGCGGTCGTCATGTTCCAGGGTCGCATCAACAGCGAGTTCCAGAAGGCCGACATCTCGCAGGACAACCTCATGTCCGCGGCCTTCGGCGTCACCAGCGACAAGGGGGCGGTGTCGGCATGA
- a CDS encoding PTS sugar transporter subunit IIB, with product MEVHKIMCACGSGLGSSLMVEMNINDVLKKMGRTDIQVSHSTTSDVKPGAADLFVVGCDLADFIKGVPEDSKVILNNIVDKNELQEKLTEAFAR from the coding sequence ATGGAAGTCCACAAGATTATGTGCGCCTGCGGCTCTGGCCTCGGCTCCAGCCTTATGGTCGAGATGAACATCAACGACGTCCTCAAGAAGATGGGCCGTACCGACATCCAGGTCAGCCACTCCACCACCTCCGACGTCAAGCCCGGCGCTGCCGACCTGTTCGTCGTTGGCTGCGACCTCGCTGACTTCATCAAGGGTGTCCCTGAGGACTCCAAGGTCATCCTCAACAACATCGTTGACAAGAACGAGCTTCAGGAGAAGCTCACCGAGGCCTTCGCCCGCTAA